Proteins encoded within one genomic window of Bos indicus x Bos taurus breed Angus x Brahman F1 hybrid chromosome 18, Bos_hybrid_MaternalHap_v2.0, whole genome shotgun sequence:
- the LOC113875549 gene encoding zinc finger and SCAN domain-containing protein 5B-like, with product MAENQTRGRGPDADRPGAESPASAPRQDTRRENPESDLEELRVRFRTFRSSDESDPIKALRRLRELCGLWLRPDLHTKEQMVDRLVLEQFVMCMPPDIQVLVKSSGAETCKDLEEVLRKKQKLKKRAVVRVQGEDFLMPVSGVQMLGSEINEGHSEGDQARKPQSTISIVPPDEGQQESQDRQHRPGAKDLSRGQGQKALPPETIPETGELEGQTPSKENLEKDLLKDTGVTRTLPSQEPELLQDREGDVSTLSGSRRGPLKNRRHVKRKRDSSPSCQDMGQEAATCLDQGEFSEQLGSRSVGSSGSVGPTSLPEGAETPGRAPSECKVCKKTFPYQSQLTLHQRTHTGEKPFQCDICARGFMQLSDLQVHQRIHTGKKPYSCDICLKKFTHDFTLRAHKRTHTQEKAFRCEHCDRAFGHRGNLKVHRRTHYRIKPYVCPESQLPSVSWGL from the exons ATGGCTGAGAACCAGACAAGGGGTCGTGGCCCTGACGCGGACAGGCCCGGAGCAGAGTCGCCAGCATCTGCGCCACGCCAAGACACCCGAAGGGAAAACCCCGAATCCGACCTTGAAGAGTTGCGCGTCCGCTTCAGAACGTTTAGGAGCTCCGACGAATCCGACCCAATCAAGGCTCTGAGGAGGCTCCGTGAACTCTGTGGTCTGTGGCTGAGGCCGGATCTTCACACCAAGGAGCAGATGGTGGACAGGCTGGTGCTGGAGCAGTTCGTGATGTGCATGCCGCCTGACATCCAGGTCTTAGTCAAAAGTAGTGGTGCCGAGACTTGTAAGGATCTGGAAGAGGTGCTgagaaagaagcagaagctgaagaAACGG GCTGTTGTCCGTGTCCAAGGCGAGGATTTTTTGATGCCAGTCTCGGGTGTTCAAATGTTAGGATCTGAGATCAATGAGGGGCACAGTGAGGGAGACCAAGCCAGGAAGCCCCAGTCTACAATCAGTATCGTCCCTCCAGACGAGGGCCAGCAGGAAAGCCAAGACAGGCAGCATCGGCCAGGAGCCAAGGACCTGTCGAGGGGCCAG GGCCAGAAAGCTCTCCCGCCAGAGACCATTCCTGAAACAGGTGAACTGGAGGGTCAGACGCCCTCCAAGGAGAACTTGGAGAAGGACCTGCTGAAAGACACAGGAGTGACAAGAACCCTTCCGTCTCAAGAGCCTGAACTTCTGCAGGATCGTG AGGGAGACGTTTCCACTCTGAGTGGATCCAGACGAGGTCCTCTGAAGAATCGCAGACATGTCAAAAGGAAACGGGACAGCAGTCCCTCTTGCCAAGACATGGGTCAAGAAGCAGCCACGTGTTTGGACCAAGGAGAGTTCTCAGAACAGCTTGGGTCCCGTTCCGTTGGTTCATCTGGCAGCGTGGGACCCACCAGTCTTCCTGAGGGAGCAGAAACCCCAGGACGGGCACCCTCTGAATGCAAGGTGTGCAAAAAGACCTTTCCTTATCAATCTCAGCTTACCTTAcaccagaggacacacacaggagagaagccctTTCAATGCGACATCTGTGCCAGAGGGTTCATGCAGCTCTCAGATCTGCAGGTTCACCAGCGGATCCACACTGGCAAGAAGCCCTACAGCTGTGACATCTGCCTCAAGAAGTTCACTCATGACTTCACGCTGCGCGCTCACAAGAGGACCCACACCCAGGAGAAGGCTTTCCGCTGTGAGCACTGTGACAGAGCTTTCGGCCACCGAGGGAACCTCAAAGTTCACCGACGCACCCACTATAGGATCAAGCCCTACGTGTGCCCCGAGTCCCAATTGCCTTCTGTCAGCTGGGGACTTTGA
- the LOC113875547 gene encoding zinc finger and SCAN domain-containing protein 5B-like codes for MAEDQTFFQGCENITDSPGAESLASVPPQDTLMENSECDQENWHVQFRTFSSSEESDPVKDLKRLRELCHLWLRPDLHTKEQMMDRLVLEQFMICMPLECQVLLKESGVQSCKDLEDVLRNKQKHKTWTIVCIQGQKYLVRDPNIEMVEAKAGHMDDERHLCGGPQPSSRVIPPEDGQEGSQELQNLPGATNLSREQDERALPPETVPETGELEGLTPRENLEKDLLEDRGETKTLQSEAPQLLKGPEADVSTTGGSRRGPLKNRRHMKRKRDSSPTCQDVRQEAATCLDQGEFSGQLGSHSIDVSGTVGPTSLPEGAETPGRAPSECRMCKKSFPYQSQLILHQRTHTGERPFQCDICAKGFIQPSDLRVHERIHTGEKPYSCDLCLKKFTHDSTLRAHKRTHTQEKPFRCEHCDRAFSHRGNLNVHRRIHSGLKPYVCPECHSAFRQLGTFRRHQKIHSR; via the exons ATGGCTGAGGACCAGACATTTTTTCAGGGTTGTGAAAACATCACAGACAGCCCTGGGGCAGAGTCACTGGCGTCCGTGCCACCCCAAGACACACTCATGGAAAACTCAGAGTGTGACCAGGAAAACTGGCACGTCCAGTTCAGAACATTTAGCAGCTCGGAGGAGTCAGACCCCGTCAAGGATCTGAAGAGACTCCGTGAACTCTGCCATCTGTGGCTGAGGCCAGATCTTCACACCAAGGAGCAGATGATGGACAGGCTGGTGCTCGAGCAGTTCATGATCTGCATGCCCCTGGAGTGCCAGGTCCTGCTCAAAGAAAGTGGGGTGCAGAGTTGCAAAGACCTGGAGGACGTGCTGAGAAATAAGCAGAAACACAAGACCTGG ACCATAGTCTGCATACAAGGGCAGAAATATCTTGTGCGTGATCCCAACATTGAGATGGTTGAAGCCAAGGCCGGTCACATGGACGATGAGAGACACCTGTGCGGGGGGCCCCAACCCTCCTCAAGGGTCATACCTCCAGAGGATGGCCAGGAGGGAAGCCAAGAGCTGCAGAATCTGCCTGGAGCCACGAACCTATCTAGGGAGCAG GATGAGAGAGCTCTCCCGCCAGAGACTGTTCCTGAAACAGGTGAGCTGGAGGGTCTGACGCCCAGGGAGAACTTGGAGAAGGACCTGCTGGAAGACAGGGGAGAGACAAAAACCCTTCAATCTGAAGCACCTCAACTTCTGAAGGGTCCTG AGGCAGACGTTTCCACTACGGGGGGATCCAGACGAGGTCCTCTAAAAAATCGCAGACATATGAAAAGGAAACGGGACAGCAGTCCGACTTGCCAAGACGTGCGTCAAGAAGCAGCCACATGTTTGGACCAAGGAGAGTTCTCAGGACAGCTTGGGTCCCATTCCATTGATGTATCTGGCACCGTGGGACCCACCAGTCTTCCTGAGGGAGCAGAAACCCCGGGACGGGCACCCTCTGAATGCAGGATGTGCAAAAAGAGCTTTCCTTATCAATCTCAGCTTATCTTGcaccagaggacacacacaggagagaggCCCTTTCAATGCGACATCTGTGCCAAAGGGTTCATACAGCCTTCAGATCTGCGGGTTCACGAGCGGATCCACACTGGCGAAAAGCCCTACAGCTGTGATCTCTGCCTCAAGAAGTTCACCCACGACTCCACACTGCGCGCTCACAAGAGGACCCACACCCAGGAGAAGCCTTTCCGCTGTGAGCACTGTGACAGAGCTTTCAGCCACCGAGGGAACCTCAATGTTCACCGACGCATCCACTCTGGCCTCAAGCCCTACGTGTGCCCCGAGTGTCACAGTGCCTTCCGTCAGCTGGGGACTTTCAGACGCCACCAGAAAATCCATTCCAGATGA